One Methanococcus aeolicus Nankai-3 DNA segment encodes these proteins:
- the csm5 gene encoding type III-A CRISPR-associated RAMP protein Csm5, whose translation MNIFRPNESKTKPNNGINPTKKILKITTISPLNIGNGDVYANMDYYIENNKAKAKIINIEELFESIDDINKINKLVNLIKHNMDNNRMKGGVKETYESIGLYPDEHILKEVDCKINKDARVQVRKFINQNGKYYVPGSSLKGAIRTAYIFDYYDKNIGKLVNILENKKIYDNKKGNEVVNTAIGRNIKDDFFKYLLITDSNIIPQENFEFINTIRYNTMDVRKDKKSSNNIPEPKEVLKKNSELSVELTIKDGFPKNFEDIKNMCNKFSKTIIEFELNNKYLPDETIKFYNNLLNNIKNNDNSFYLTIGSGSSYLSKTIYLLLWKHDKGNTKGYLNIMKNIFEKEKNRKLKASLKGARHYIEFPRTRVLDSNKNIPMGWVKITEE comes from the coding sequence ATGAATATATTTAGACCAAATGAATCAAAAACTAAACCAAATAATGGAATAAATCCCACTAAAAAAATTCTAAAAATAACCACGATATCTCCTTTAAATATAGGAAATGGAGATGTTTATGCCAACATGGACTATTATATTGAAAATAATAAAGCAAAAGCAAAAATAATCAACATAGAAGAATTATTTGAAAGTATAGATGATATAAATAAAATAAACAAATTGGTAAATTTAATAAAACACAATATGGATAATAATAGAATGAAAGGGGGCGTAAAAGAAACTTATGAGAGCATAGGTCTTTATCCTGATGAACATATTTTAAAAGAAGTCGATTGTAAAATCAACAAGGATGCAAGAGTGCAGGTTAGAAAATTTATAAATCAAAATGGAAAATACTATGTTCCAGGGAGCTCCTTAAAAGGTGCTATAAGGACGGCGTATATTTTTGATTATTATGATAAAAATATTGGCAAATTAGTTAATATTTTAGAAAATAAAAAAATATACGACAATAAAAAAGGAAATGAGGTTGTAAATACTGCCATTGGGAGGAATATTAAAGATGATTTCTTTAAATATTTGTTAATTACAGATAGCAATATTATACCACAGGAAAATTTCGAATTTATCAACACCATAAGATACAATACAATGGATGTAAGAAAAGATAAAAAATCCAGTAATAACATTCCAGAACCAAAAGAAGTCCTTAAAAAAAATTCAGAGCTCAGTGTAGAGCTCACCATAAAAGATGGTTTTCCAAAAAATTTTGAAGATATAAAAAACATGTGCAACAAGTTTTCAAAAACAATAATAGAGTTTGAATTAAATAACAAATATTTACCGGATGAAACAATAAAATTTTACAATAATTTGCTTAACAACATAAAAAATAATGATAATTCATTTTATTTAACAATAGGTTCTGGGAGCTCCTATCTATCTAAAACTATATATCTATTATTGTGGAAACACGACAAAGGTAATACAAAAGGATACTTAAATATTATGAAAAACATATTTGAAAAGGAGAAAAATAGAAAATTAAAGGCTTCCTTAAAAGGTGCAAGACATTATATTGAATTTCCAAGAACAAGGGTATTAGATAGTAATAAAAACATTCCAATGGGATGGGTAAAAATAACGGAGGAATAA
- a CDS encoding TIGR02556 family CRISPR-associated protein has protein sequence MLSSVAQIGNYIIKNEGKDLNNPLSILVENPNVKGNYKDILKITFDYNTMNYLGVNIDEFDKSKILKLMYKAGAPNGADFSPTSKITESEKTLKKKIIKAVSETINHKNCKESNLLKKLEKSLKDNEDKILSDIIDKKGKDGTILTITFKDGENEYFVGDIEEFRNYFIYKATMDYYYIKTGKITSRSSGVCSICNKENEVYGLFRKFGFYSVDKIGNVSGFNPNEAWKTFPICLKCALAVEEGKKYLDENLRDRFYGTEFYMIPKVLFEGDLERVLERYKELSSKENKINGKYSKEEKRLFSVLKNNDIYCYTTFMFFNEGNDFKVLQMIEDVLPSRFSILYKAMEKTENIPLFKNYKVNVNLKKLNKNQRDYFVSIFKNSEDLEELRFLLGYIKEFVDNDNEIFLKLINSIFSNEKIDYHYIINQFISKIRREFKNSESISLSTYKSFMIIYFLINTNLLNIDLKPRGDIILEKSSYDYSEIDKFFEDYEEFFNSEDKKAVFLTGVLVNKLLNLQAHKRQSKPFLAKLQGLKLDKSKVENIFKEASQKLMEYGQEDGINYYSPLKKEIALKYINSGSNWNLSNNEISYIFSLGMSLSSVFDNLKNNKNNEGEKNE, from the coding sequence ATGTTATCCAGTGTAGCACAAATTGGAAATTATATAATAAAAAATGAAGGAAAAGATTTGAATAATCCATTATCCATATTGGTCGAAAATCCAAATGTAAAGGGAAATTATAAAGATATATTGAAAATAACTTTTGATTATAATACGATGAATTATTTGGGGGTTAATATTGATGAATTCGATAAAAGTAAAATACTAAAATTAATGTATAAAGCAGGAGCTCCCAACGGTGCCGATTTTTCACCAACTTCTAAAATTACAGAATCTGAAAAAACCCTGAAAAAAAAGATAATCAAAGCGGTGTCCGAAACAATAAATCATAAAAATTGTAAAGAATCTAATTTACTTAAAAAATTAGAAAAATCCTTAAAAGATAATGAAGATAAAATTTTAAGCGATATCATCGACAAAAAAGGAAAAGACGGCACTATATTGACCATAACATTTAAAGATGGCGAAAATGAATATTTTGTTGGAGATATTGAAGAATTTAGAAATTACTTTATATACAAGGCAACCATGGATTATTATTATATAAAAACTGGTAAAATAACTTCAAGGAGCTCCGGTGTATGTTCAATATGTAATAAAGAAAATGAAGTATATGGGTTGTTTAGAAAATTTGGGTTTTACTCCGTGGATAAAATTGGAAATGTAAGTGGATTTAATCCAAATGAGGCATGGAAAACCTTTCCAATATGTTTAAAATGTGCATTGGCTGTTGAAGAGGGGAAAAAATATTTGGATGAAAATTTAAGGGATAGATTCTACGGAACAGAATTTTATATGATTCCAAAGGTTTTATTTGAGGGGGATTTAGAAAGAGTATTGGAACGATACAAAGAATTATCATCAAAAGAGAATAAAATTAATGGGAAGTATTCAAAAGAGGAAAAAAGATTATTTAGCGTTTTAAAAAACAACGACATTTACTGTTATACAACATTTATGTTTTTTAATGAAGGTAATGATTTCAAAGTTCTTCAAATGATTGAGGATGTTCTTCCTTCAAGATTTAGTATATTATATAAGGCCATGGAAAAAACTGAAAACATTCCATTATTTAAAAACTATAAAGTAAATGTTAATTTAAAAAAATTAAATAAAAATCAGCGAGATTATTTCGTTTCAATATTCAAAAATAGCGAGGATTTGGAAGAGTTAAGGTTTTTATTGGGATATATCAAAGAATTTGTTGATAACGATAATGAAATATTTTTAAAACTGATAAACAGCATATTTTCAAATGAAAAAATCGATTATCATTACATAATTAACCAATTTATCTCAAAAATACGGCGAGAATTTAAAAACAGTGAATCCATCAGTTTATCCACCTATAAATCATTTATGATTATCTACTTCCTAATTAATACAAATCTATTAAATATTGACTTAAAACCGAGGGGTGATATTATTTTAGAAAAATCATCATACGATTACAGTGAAATAGATAAGTTTTTTGAAGATTATGAGGAGTTTTTCAACAGTGAGGATAAAAAGGCAGTGTTTTTAACTGGTGTGTTGGTTAATAAACTTTTAAATCTTCAAGCCCATAAACGACAGTCAAAGCCGTTTTTAGCAAAACTTCAAGGTTTAAAATTGGATAAATCCAAAGTTGAAAACATATTCAAGGAGGCAAGTCAAAAATTAATGGAATATGGGCAGGAAGATGGTATTAATTATTATTCTCCCCTAAAAAAAGAAATTGCACTTAAATATATAAATTCAGGAAGTAATTGGAATTTGTCAAACAATGAAATATCCTACATATTTTCATTAGGTATGTCCCTAAGCTCCGTTTTTGATAACTTAAAAAATAATAAAAACAATGAGGGTGAAAAAAATGAGTAA
- the cas7b gene encoding type I-B CRISPR-associated protein Cas7/Csh2: protein MSNTESNAINRSELIFLYDAQYINPNGDPLDDNKPRIDPSTGINLVSDVRLKRTIRDYLNNFNGEEIFVREIEDDKGNIQDAKLRAEDFLHGEDNNKIDKSKLTLNDMKEIMQNNILNNCIDVRLFGGTIPIELNKNKGGSITLTGPVQFRFGKSLHKVELMFVKGTGAFASGKDKGQKTFREEYVVPYSLISFYGIINENAAKHTNLSNEDINKLIDAIWNGTKNLISRSKIGQTPKLLIKVNYKENNYHIGDLDKCLILKSDVNDEEIRSSDDYKIDMTKLIDILLKNKDKIENVEYVWDDRLKLTYNDEEFKFNVDGNEIEFKEINI, encoded by the coding sequence ATGAGTAATACTGAATCAAACGCCATAAATAGAAGTGAATTAATATTTTTATACGATGCCCAATACATAAATCCAAATGGAGACCCGTTGGACGATAACAAACCAAGGATTGACCCATCTACTGGAATAAATTTAGTAAGTGATGTTAGGTTAAAAAGAACCATTAGAGATTATTTAAATAACTTTAATGGAGAAGAAATATTTGTAAGGGAAATTGAAGATGATAAAGGTAATATTCAAGATGCAAAGTTGAGGGCTGAGGATTTTCTTCATGGGGAAGACAACAATAAAATTGACAAATCAAAACTAACTTTAAACGATATGAAAGAAATAATGCAAAACAATATTTTAAACAACTGTATCGATGTTAGACTTTTTGGAGGAACAATCCCTATCGAATTAAATAAAAATAAAGGAGGTTCCATTACACTCACAGGACCTGTTCAGTTTAGATTTGGAAAATCTCTCCACAAAGTAGAGCTAATGTTTGTAAAAGGTACGGGGGCATTTGCATCTGGAAAGGATAAAGGACAGAAGACTTTTAGGGAAGAATATGTCGTTCCATACTCATTAATATCATTTTATGGAATAATAAACGAAAATGCTGCAAAACATACCAATCTATCAAACGAAGACATAAATAAACTCATCGATGCCATATGGAATGGAACAAAAAACCTAATCAGTAGAAGTAAAATAGGACAAACTCCAAAATTATTAATTAAAGTGAATTACAAAGAAAACAACTACCATATTGGAGATTTGGACAAATGTTTAATACTTAAATCCGATGTTAATGATGAGGAAATTAGGAGCTCCGATGACTATAAAATTGATATGACAAAATTAATAGATATATTGTTGAAAAATAAAGATAAAATTGAAAATGTTGAATATGTGTGGGATGATAGATTAAAACTAACTTACAACGACGAAGAGTTTAAATTCAATGTAGATGGCAATGAAATTGAGTTTAAAGAAATTAATATTTAA
- the cas4 gene encoding CRISPR-associated protein Cas4 — translation MSDEEMITVSDVVEYMYCPRFVYFERVLGIPQHEEKREKVVIGRNIHELREKINKGYIRKSINAKSKYIDVYLSSKKYRIVGVVDEIVELRDGSYSPLDYKFAEFKNKLFKTHKYQSVLYGLLIKDNFDVDVKKGYVVYVRSGNLVKEIEFKKKDFDDAVAFVDLIFDIIENEEFPDGIKVNKRKCIDCCYRNVCCK, via the coding sequence ATGAGCGATGAAGAGATGATAACAGTTTCCGATGTCGTGGAGTATATGTACTGCCCAAGATTTGTTTATTTTGAGAGAGTTTTAGGCATTCCACAGCATGAAGAAAAAAGGGAAAAAGTTGTTATTGGTAGGAACATCCATGAATTAAGGGAGAAAATAAACAAAGGATACATTAGAAAAAGTATAAATGCAAAATCAAAATACATTGATGTTTATTTATCATCTAAAAAGTATAGAATTGTTGGGGTAGTGGATGAGATTGTAGAGCTTAGGGATGGTAGCTATTCACCACTTGATTATAAGTTCGCCGAGTTTAAGAATAAGTTGTTTAAGACTCATAAGTATCAATCGGTGCTTTATGGGTTGTTAATTAAGGATAATTTTGATGTAGATGTTAAAAAAGGCTATGTGGTTTATGTTAGAAGCGGGAATTTAGTTAAGGAAATAGAATTTAAGAAAAAAGATTTTGATGATGCAGTTGCCTTTGTCGATTTGATATTTGATATAATTGAAAATGAAGAATTTCCTGATGGTATTAAGGTAAATAAAAGAAAATGTATTGATTGCTGTTATAGGAATGTGTGTTGTAAGTGA
- the cas2 gene encoding CRISPR-associated endonuclease Cas2 has product MIYVIYDISDNKIRKKISDKCLNYGLYRIQKSVFAGSLNNNRVDELRVFCENIFKEGDENDKIYIIPVCKKCFGSLICVGEEFDKDLITDNKNTLVL; this is encoded by the coding sequence ATGATTTATGTGATTTATGACATTAGCGACAATAAAATAAGGAAAAAAATATCGGATAAATGCTTAAATTATGGACTTTACAGGATTCAGAAGTCAGTTTTTGCAGGAAGCTTAAATAACAATAGGGTGGATGAGCTCAGGGTTTTTTGCGAAAATATTTTTAAAGAAGGTGACGAGAACGATAAAATATACATCATTCCAGTATGCAAAAAGTGTTTTGGAAGTTTGATATGTGTGGGGGAAGAATTTGATAAAGATTTAATCACAGATAATAAAAATACGCTGGTGCTTTAA
- the cas1 gene encoding CRISPR-associated endonuclease Cas1 yields MDLLLKTNGFFISKKEDRFRVELEKDGKIIKTDIPATKIERIILSNNGTITTGAISLAIENNIPIIFLKWEEPTGMIWHCRIGKTAKTRRSQLKFSESINGIRFASNWIKQKMGNQLNYLKDLKKNHNHKGDFDTVIKNINNYIMELTQYTNNIDDKLPHREIKDTIIGIEGIASKYYFEGINHALPKNYKFKERSRRPARDKFNALLNYGYGMLYPMVEKCLIVAGLDPYVGFIHADNYNKTTLVYDVIEMYRAHIDRGVVNFINSKKVKGSHFNILENGISLSDDGKGEFAPYIKDIVFGKEFYFKNKKYLLPDFIQKECYEIAKSIRGKIL; encoded by the coding sequence ATGGATTTACTTTTGAAAACTAATGGATTTTTCATATCTAAAAAAGAAGATAGATTCCGCGTAGAATTAGAAAAAGATGGTAAAATCATAAAAACAGACATACCTGCAACAAAAATAGAAAGAATAATCCTTTCAAACAATGGAACAATCACTACGGGGGCGATATCTCTTGCCATTGAAAATAATATTCCAATAATATTTTTAAAATGGGAAGAACCAACAGGCATGATTTGGCATTGTAGAATTGGAAAAACTGCTAAAACTCGAAGAAGTCAGCTAAAATTTAGTGAATCCATTAATGGCATAAGGTTTGCGTCCAATTGGATTAAACAAAAGATGGGAAACCAGTTGAATTATCTAAAAGACTTAAAGAAGAACCATAATCATAAAGGTGATTTTGATACAGTAATAAAAAATATTAATAACTACATTATGGAGCTCACCCAATACACAAATAACATCGATGATAAATTACCACACAGAGAAATAAAAGATACTATAATTGGGATAGAAGGAATTGCTTCAAAATACTACTTTGAAGGTATAAATCATGCCCTGCCTAAGAATTATAAATTCAAAGAAAGAAGTAGAAGACCTGCAAGGGATAAGTTTAATGCCCTTCTAAATTATGGATATGGAATGCTTTATCCAATGGTTGAAAAATGCCTTATTGTTGCAGGATTAGACCCATATGTTGGTTTTATACATGCCGATAATTATAATAAAACTACACTGGTTTATGATGTAATTGAAATGTATAGGGCCCATATAGATAGAGGAGTTGTGAATTTTATAAACTCTAAAAAAGTTAAGGGTAGTCATTTTAATATTTTGGAAAACGGGATTTCATTATCTGATGATGGAAAGGGGGAGTTTGCACCGTATATAAAAGATATCGTATTTGGAAAGGAATTTTATTTTAAGAATAAAAAATATTTATTGCCTGATTTTATACAGAAGGAATGTTATGAGATTGCCAAATCAATAAGGGGGAAGATTTTATGA
- a CDS encoding CRISPR-associated helicase/endonuclease Cas3 yields the protein MELISHPNPDYPLKKHLIMTKNRALSKYNSLKLKYFNNAIIKDILKIICLSHDFGKTTTYFQKYIRNEKIEKRILKRHSEISFVLANYVIKSYLESKNIDNKYYQIFSLCIKKHHGNLSELLNDASIQDEDILKKQFDELNFNFINNILNENNFPKLNCDIEELISEVEELEYLCDDLKYEINDEMKIETYYLYQYLFSLLISSDKEDAIFRQNTELGVSNEIPSDIIDYIENKPKIKPIDHLRTEIFYKISNKVHNLDLNQKIYTLNAPTGIGKTLTIFNFALKLSNRIKTEKNIDMKIIYCLPFLSIIDQNYKVLNEVLKNPPSNILLKHHHLSDVVYWHEKNGEENILDENKSLHLMETWSSKIITTTFMQLFYSIFSNKNSDLKKFSSLSNSIIILDEIQSIPHKYWHLVNKIFRFLAEEYNIYFILTTATLPMIFDKNECVELLDDKEHYFSNLNRIKMKIHNEPMDLTEFVGVLDEDINNNPDKDFLIVLNTIKSSKEVYDLLKEYNYENTEYYYLSTNIYPKERLNRIEKINKNNKNNNRKIIVSTQLIEAGVDISVDIVYRDIAPLDSINQTAGRCNRHGEGTEQGIINIVKLINDNGHPFSRYIYNGALISKTEELLKNYDEIEERELLNINNCYFKKLKGYDDSSRELLEIIKSFKYNNVPKNFKLIDEIPQINLFVNVEDDAKKVYAEYERIKSIKDPFKRKREFLKIKKEFYQYIISIQKHAIKGKDILIDENKDITIIDNKYYNIETGFNAVEDNMLIL from the coding sequence ATGGAGCTTATATCTCATCCTAATCCTGACTATCCACTAAAAAAACACCTCATAATGACAAAAAATAGGGCATTATCTAAATACAATTCTCTAAAATTAAAATACTTTAATAATGCTATTATAAAGGATATTTTAAAAATAATATGCTTATCTCATGATTTTGGAAAAACTACAACCTATTTTCAAAAATACATAAGAAATGAGAAAATAGAAAAAAGAATATTAAAAAGACATTCGGAAATATCGTTTGTTTTAGCAAATTATGTTATAAAGAGCTATTTAGAATCAAAAAATATAGATAACAAATATTATCAAATATTTTCATTGTGTATAAAAAAGCATCATGGCAATTTATCGGAGCTCCTAAATGATGCCTCCATACAGGATGAAGACATTTTAAAAAAACAGTTTGATGAATTAAATTTCAATTTTATAAACAATATATTAAATGAAAATAATTTCCCAAAATTGAATTGTGATATTGAGGAACTTATTTCAGAAGTTGAAGAATTGGAATATCTCTGTGATGACTTAAAATACGAAATCAACGATGAAATGAAAATTGAGACATATTATTTATATCAATATTTATTTTCTCTATTAATATCATCGGATAAAGAGGATGCCATATTTAGACAAAATACAGAACTCGGAGTTTCTAATGAAATACCTTCCGACATTATTGATTATATCGAAAATAAACCTAAAATCAAACCAATAGACCATCTAAGAACAGAAATATTTTATAAAATTTCAAATAAAGTACATAATTTAGATTTAAATCAGAAAATATACACATTAAACGCTCCAACAGGAATTGGAAAGACTCTTACTATTTTTAATTTTGCCCTAAAATTGTCAAATCGGATAAAAACTGAAAAAAATATCGATATGAAAATAATATACTGCCTTCCATTTTTAAGTATCATTGACCAAAACTACAAAGTTTTAAATGAAGTTTTAAAAAATCCTCCTTCAAATATTCTTTTAAAACATCACCATCTGTCAGATGTGGTATATTGGCATGAGAAAAATGGGGAAGAGAATATACTGGATGAAAATAAATCACTTCATTTAATGGAAACATGGAGCTCCAAAATAATTACAACAACATTTATGCAGTTGTTTTACAGCATATTTTCAAATAAAAACAGCGACTTAAAAAAGTTCAGCAGCTTATCTAACAGCATAATTATATTGGATGAAATACAGTCCATTCCCCACAAATACTGGCATTTAGTAAATAAAATATTCAGATTTTTGGCAGAGGAGTATAATATATATTTTATACTTACAACAGCCACGCTACCTATGATTTTTGATAAAAATGAATGCGTAGAACTTCTTGACGATAAAGAACATTATTTTTCAAACTTAAATAGAATAAAAATGAAAATACACAATGAACCTATGGATTTAACTGAATTTGTAGGCGTATTAGACGAAGACATAAACAACAATCCAGATAAAGATTTTTTAATAGTATTGAATACCATAAAATCATCAAAAGAAGTTTATGACTTATTAAAGGAATATAACTATGAAAATACTGAATATTATTACTTATCCACCAATATATATCCAAAGGAACGATTAAACCGTATTGAGAAGATTAATAAAAATAATAAAAACAATAACCGAAAAATCATAGTATCCACCCAGTTAATCGAAGCAGGAGTGGATATAAGCGTTGATATTGTGTATAGGGACATTGCACCATTGGACTCAATAAATCAAACTGCGGGGAGATGTAACAGACATGGAGAAGGAACAGAACAGGGAATTATAAACATAGTCAAACTAATCAATGATAATGGTCATCCATTCAGCAGGTATATTTATAACGGAGCTCTCATTTCAAAGACTGAGGAATTATTAAAAAATTATGATGAAATTGAAGAAAGGGAGCTCCTAAATATTAACAATTGTTATTTTAAAAAATTAAAAGGATATGATGATTCATCGAGGGAGCTCCTAGAAATTATTAAATCATTCAAATATAATAATGTACCTAAAAATTTTAAATTAATTGACGAAATACCACAAATAAATCTGTTTGTGAATGTTGAAGATGATGCAAAAAAAGTATATGCTGAATATGAACGGATAAAAAGTATAAAAGACCCATTTAAAAGAAAGAGGGAATTTTTAAAAATAAAAAAGGAATTTTATCAGTACATAATATCAATCCAAAAACATGCAATCAAAGGAAAAGATATTTTAATAGATGAAAATAAAGATATAACCATAATTGATAATAAATATTATAATATAGAGACAGGATTTAATGCTGTCGAGGATAATATGTTAATATTATGA
- a CDS encoding CRISPR-associated endonuclease Cas6: MKLKTMHCKLKTDRPLKKFQTSYLRGYILNKFNKCGHKELHHHSGNGFIYSYPKIQYKIMGGNAYLIGIDEGTNILGSMVLDIDKLELNHELYDVVDGYISVKSEDFGACDDLKKYRFVSPWVALNEKNYLDYKKLNENGRKEKLEKILIGNLLSMSKYLNYTVDKRIEANILEYDEIPVKYKGTKFIGFFGKFEVNFNIPNLLGIGGKVSKGFGSVSSL, encoded by the coding sequence ATGAAATTAAAAACAATGCACTGTAAATTAAAAACAGATAGACCATTAAAAAAATTTCAAACCTCTTATTTAAGGGGGTATATTTTAAATAAATTTAATAAATGCGGTCATAAAGAACTACACCACCACAGCGGAAATGGATTTATATACTCTTACCCCAAAATTCAGTACAAAATAATGGGTGGTAATGCTTATCTAATAGGCATAGATGAAGGAACAAATATTTTAGGAAGTATGGTACTCGATATTGACAAATTAGAATTGAATCATGAATTATATGATGTTGTTGATGGATATATCTCTGTAAAATCTGAGGATTTTGGAGCATGTGATGATTTAAAAAAATATAGGTTTGTATCTCCATGGGTTGCTCTAAATGAGAAAAATTATTTAGATTACAAAAAATTAAATGAGAATGGACGAAAAGAAAAACTTGAAAAAATATTGATAGGAAACCTGCTATCAATGAGTAAATACTTAAACTACACAGTAGATAAGAGAATAGAAGCAAATATTTTAGAATATGATGAAATCCCAGTTAAATACAAGGGAACTAAATTTATTGGATTTTTTGGCAAATTTGAAGTTAATTTTAATATTCCAAATCTGTTGGGGATTGGTGGGAAAGTATCAAAAGGATTTGGCTCTGTGTCGTCATTATAA
- the cas5b gene encoding type I-B CRISPR-associated protein Cas5b, translating to MKMIVFDIWGDYGHFKKIYTTTSPLSYDFPPKTSIYGMLGAFLGLDKEDYLKHINKDTVKIALKIKNPIQKTNIALNLIDTKRDKIKKSNISLDNKSIKSIKIYNVNLIPNRTQIRFEMLKNPKYRLYVHLTDEKLYSKLKKLLEQHKTVYTISLGLSELLANFEYMGEFEFEKKVSDDEYTTINSLIRRDNIINDDINLELNKEYLFSKIPNEMDENRLTTEYIDIFYERNGESINCKVKEYYHIPELKENITLI from the coding sequence ATGAAGATGATAGTTTTTGATATTTGGGGGGATTATGGGCATTTTAAAAAAATCTATACAACTACAAGTCCTTTATCTTATGATTTTCCCCCAAAAACTTCAATATATGGCATGTTGGGAGCATTTTTAGGATTGGATAAGGAAGACTATTTAAAGCATATAAATAAAGATACTGTAAAGATAGCCCTAAAAATAAAAAATCCTATACAAAAAACCAATATTGCCCTGAATCTAATTGATACAAAGAGAGACAAGATAAAAAAATCCAATATCTCCTTAGATAATAAAAGTATTAAAAGTATTAAGATATATAATGTAAATTTAATTCCAAATAGAACCCAAATACGATTTGAAATGCTTAAAAATCCAAAATATAGGTTGTATGTTCATTTAACCGATGAAAAACTATATTCAAAATTAAAGAAATTGTTGGAACAGCATAAAACAGTATATACTATATCGTTGGGACTATCGGAGCTCCTAGCAAATTTTGAATATATGGGAGAATTTGAATTTGAGAAAAAAGTTTCCGATGACGAATACACAACCATTAACTCATTAATTAGACGAGATAATATCATAAATGACGATATTAATTTAGAACTAAATAAGGAATATTTATTTTCAAAGATACCAAATGAAATGGATGAAAATAGATTAACCACAGAGTATATTGATATATTTTACGAACGAAATGGAGAATCAATAAATTGCAAGGTTAAAGAGTATTATCATATCCCAGAACTAAAAGAGAATATTACGCTTATTTAA